A stretch of Tripterygium wilfordii isolate XIE 37 chromosome 11, ASM1340144v1, whole genome shotgun sequence DNA encodes these proteins:
- the LOC120008845 gene encoding uncharacterized protein LOC120008845 yields the protein MTANASLELRDSVCSLALLYITGTSRFSQHLLTTTIHLQLEISRAKEKMEGSCHVRSNSMPSSSHPLTLSFEEHLNRLKASKEASTSVRHKFRGLKDLYDSIDDLLQLPLTQQTLNQERSNQNVEEVLHGSLRLLDSCDITRDIFSRMREYVKELESSLRRRKGGDSSLANEVRAYMMSKKKLNKVIEVSLRNLKLEKKCTIVNATGPIKTLREVEEISLAVF from the coding sequence ATGACAGCAAATGCTAGCCTGGAGCTGCGTGATTCTGTGTGTTCTCTTGCTCTTCTATATATAACAGGCACAAGTAGGTTTAGCCAGCATCTTCTCACAACAACAATACATCTGCAATTGGAGATTTCTCGTGCTAAAGAGAAGATGGAAGGTTCTTGCCATGTTCGCTCTAACAGCATGCCCTCTAGCTCGCATCCTCTGACTCTCAGTTTTGAGGAGCACTTGAACAGGTTGAAGGCATCAAAGGAAGCATCTACATCAGTACGCCACAAATTCAGAGGCCTGAAGGATCTATATGACTCCATCGATGATTTGCTTCAACTGCCACTCACCCAACAAACTCTCAACCAAGAACGAAGCAATCAAAATGTAGAAGAGGTACTGCATGGATCTCTAAGACTACTTGACAGTTGTGATATTACCAGAGATATCTTCTCACGGATGAGGGAATACGTGAAAGAGCTTGAATCATcattgagaagaagaaaaggaggagattCTAGCTTGGCAAATGAAGTTAGGGCCTATATGATGTCCAAGAAGAAGCTTAACAAAGTCATTGAGGTGTCCCTCAGGAACCTGAAGTTGGAAAAGAAGTGCACTATAGTAAATGCAACAGGCCCGATCAAGACATTAAGAGAAGTAGAAGAAATTAGTCTTGCTGTGTTTTAA
- the LOC120009584 gene encoding serine/threonine-protein kinase BSK1-like — MGCCGSSLLRKSITEDKVHQRKSQTYGNNSNVIPPANGGDTGGVGPGGVPAFAEFSLADLKAATNNFSPDFIVSESGEKAPNVVYKGRLQNQNNRRWIAVKKFTKLAWPDPKQFVDEAWGVGQLRHKWLANLIGYCCDGDERLLVAEYMPNDTLAKHLFHWENQTIEWAMRLRVALYIAEALDYCSSEGRPLYHDLNAYRVLFDESGDPRLSCFGLMKNSRDGKSYSTNLAYTPPEYLRNGRVTPESVTFSFGTVLLDLLSGKHIPPSHALDMIRGKNILHLMDSHLEGNFSNEEATVVFDLASRCLQYEPRERPNTKDLVETLAPLQNKPEVPSHVMLGIQKHEEAPPTPQHPLSPMGDACSRMDLTAIHQILVMTHYKDDEGTNELSFQEWTQQMRDMLEARKRGDVAFRDKDSKTAIECYSQFIDVGTMVSPTVYARRSLCHLLCDQPDAALRDAMQAQYVYPDWSTAFYMQAVALAKLDMHKDAADMLNEAAALEEKKQRGGRGPS; from the exons ATGGGTTGTTGCGGGTCGTCCTTGTTAAGGAAATCAATCACGGAAGACAAAGTTCACCAACGAAAGAGCCAGACCTACGGCAATAACAGCAACGTTATTCCGCCGGCAAACGGTGGTGACACCGGAGGCGTCGGTCCCGGCGGTGTGCCCGCATTCGCCGAGTTCTCGCTCGCGGATTTGAAGGCGGCCACTAATAATTTCAGCCCTGACTTTATTGTTTCTGAGAGCGGTGAGAAAGCCCCCAATGTCGTCTACAAGGGGCGTCTACAGAACCAGAACAATCGGCGCTGGATTGCCGTCAAGAAATTCACAAAATTGGCTTGGCCCGATCCCAAGCAGTTCGTT GATGAGGCGTGGGGCGTCGGGCAGTTGCGGCATAAGTGGCTTGCAAATTTGATAGGTTACTGCTGTGATGGCGACGAGAGGCTGCTGGTGGCGGAGTACATGCCCAACGATACCCTTGCGAAACACCTTTTCCACT GGGAAAATCAAACAATAGAGTGGGCCATGCGTTTGAGAGTTGCTCTGTATATTGCTGAGGCTCTGGACTATTGTAGTTCCGAAGGTCGTCCGTTGTACCATGACTTGAATGCATACAGGGTTCTCTTTGACGAG AGTGGAGATCCGCGGCTTTCGTGTTTTGGCTTGATGAAAAATAGTAGGGATGGAAAAAGTTACAGCACCAACCTTGCTTATACACCACCTGAGTATTTAAGAAATG GAAGGGTTACTCCTGAAAGTGTTACATTCAGCTTTGGGACTGTTCTTTTAGATCTTCTCAGTGGAAAACATATCCCTCCTAGTCAT GCTCTTGATATGATAAGGGGCAAAAACATTCTTCACTTAATGGATTCACATTTGGAGGGGAACTTTTCAAACGAAGAGGCAACTGTGGTCTTTGATCTTGCCTCAAGATGCTTGCAGTATGAACCTAGGGAGCGGCCAAATACCAAAGATCTTGTTGAAACACTTGCCCCACTGCAAAATAAACCAGAA GTTCCATCCCATGTAATGTTGGGAATCCAAAAGCATGAGGAAGCACCTCCTACTCCACAACATCCTCTTTCTCCGATGGGAGATGCCTGTTCGCGAATGGACCTCACAGCTATCCATCAGATATTGGTAATGACACACTACAAGGATGATGAAGGGACCAATGAG TTATCTTTTCAAGAGTGGACACAACAAATGAGAGACATGTTAGAGGCAAGGAAGCGTGGGGATGTTGCATTTCGTGACAAAGATTCCAAAACTGCTATAGAATGTTATTCTCAG TTTATAGATGTGGGAACAATGGTTTCTCCAACTGTTTATGCGCGGAGAAGTCTTTGCCATCTCCTTTGTGATCAGCCGGATGCTGCTCTTCGTGATGCAATGCAAGCACAATATGTTTACCCTGATTGGTCCACGGCATTTTATATGCAAGCTGTCGCCCTTGCGAAGCTGGACATGCACAAGGATGCAGCCGATATGTTGAACGAGGCTGCTGCAttagaagaaaagaagcaaagaGGTGGGAGAGGACCTTCTTAA